In Eubalaena glacialis isolate mEubGla1 chromosome 3, mEubGla1.1.hap2.+ XY, whole genome shotgun sequence, the following are encoded in one genomic region:
- the ZNF687 gene encoding zinc finger protein 687 isoform X2: protein MGDMKTPDFDDLLAAFDIPDIDANEAIHSGPEENEGPGGSGKPEPSVGGESGEATAVAAGDGPGLPAQASDHGLPPPDVSAVSVIVKNTVCPEQSESLAGSSGGEGARAGGVTKEGSMGPRLMQNGFGGPEPSLPGTPHSPAPPSGGTWKEKSMEGKAPLDLFAHFGPEPGEHPDPLPPSAPSPPREGAMTPPPFSSPFELARENGPALLPPGSPPLLGALKQESCSPLHPQSLPGSGSGSSPEATGVPASVSPSRVAGVSFFKKSPGHQSPLASPKVPSCQPLKEEEDEGPVDKSPPGSPQSPSSGAEAADEDSNDSPASSSSSRPLKVRIKTIKTSCGNITRTVTRVPSDPDPPAPLPEGGFLAEASLLKLSPATQTPEGPKVVSVQLGDGTRLKGTVLPVATIQNASTAMLMAASVARKAVVLPGGTAPSPKTMAKNVLGLVPQALPKAEGRAGLGAGGQKVNGASVVMVQPSKPATGPGAGGGTVISRTQSSLVEAFNKILNSKNLLPAYRPNLSPPAEAGLALPPTGYRCLECGDAFSLEKSLARHYDRRSMRIEVTCNHCARRLVFFNKCSLLLHAREHKDKGLVMQCSHLVMRPVALDQMVGQPDITPLLAVPPALGPPALPALGKGDGAVTSSAVTAVAAEAPVLPLSAEPPAAPATSAYTCFRCLECKEQCRDKAGMAAHFQQLGPPAPGATSNVCPTCPMMLPNRCSFSAHQRMHKNRPPHVCPECGGNFLQANFQTHLREACLHFSRRVGYRCPSCAVVFGGVNSIKSHIQTSHCEVFHKCPICPMAFKSAPSAHAHLYTQHPSFHTQQAKMIYKCAMCDTVFTHKPLLSSHFDQHLLPQRVSVFKCPSCPLLFAQKRTMLEHLKNTHQSGRSGEETPGKGAGGALLTPKTEPEELAVSRGGAAAPTEESSSSSEEEELPSSPEPPRPTKRPRRELGSKGVKGGGGGPGGWTCGLCHSWFPERDEYVGHMKKEHGKSVKKFPCRLCERSFCSAPSLRRHVRVNHEGIKRVYPCRSEWTDG, encoded by the exons ATGGGGGACATGAAGACCCCTGATTTTGATGACCTGCTTGCTGCCTTTGACATCCCCGACATTGATGCAAATGAAGCCATCCACTCTGGGCCAGAAGAAAATGAGGGGCCAGGAGGCTCAGGGAAGCCAGAACCCAGTGTAGGAGGTGAATCTGGAGAAGCAACAGCAGTGGCTGCCGGGGATGGCCCTGGGTTGCCCGCCCAGGCCTCTGACCATGGCCTGCCACCGCCAGACGTCTCGGCAGTCAGCGTCATTGTCAAGAACACTGTGTGTCCTGAGCAGTCGGAGTCCCTGGCTGGGAGTTCAGGAGGGGAAGGGGCCCGGGCTGGGGGAGTGACTAAGGAAGGGTCTATGGGACCTCGTCTAATGCAAAATGGTTTTGGGGGCCCTGAGCCATCCCTTCCAGGAACCCCGCACTCTCCAGCTCCTCCCAGTGGGGGTACCTGGAAAGAAAAATCCATGGAAGGCAAAGCTCCCCTGGACCTCTTTGCTCATTTTGGGCCTGAGCCAGGGGAGCACCCtgatccccttcctccctctgcgCCCTCCCCACCTCGGGAAGGGGCTATGACcccacctcctttctcctctccctttgAGCTGGCCCGGGAGAATGGCCCAGCCCTGCTGCCCCCTGGTTCTCCCCCACTGCTGGGGGCCTTGAAGCAGGAAAGCTGCAGCCCTCTTCATCCCCAGAGCCTACCAGGCTCAGGCTCAGGCTCTAGCCCTGAGGCCACGGGCGTCCCTGCCAGTGTCTCCCCTTCCCGGGTTGCAGGGGTGTCCTTCTTCAAGAAGTCTCCAGGGCACCAGAGCCCTCTTGCCTCCCCTAAAGTGCCCAGCTGTCAGCCCCTaaaggaagaagaggatgagGGACCAGTGGACAAGTCTCCCCCAGGAAGTCCCCAGAGTCCCTCTAGTGGAGCCGAGGCTGCAGATGAGGACAGCAAtgactctcctgcctcctccagctcctctaGGCCCCTCAAGGTACGGATTAAGACCATTAAAACATCCTGCGGGAATATCACAAGGACTGTAACCCGGGTCCCCTCAGACCCTGATCCCCCTGCCCCCTTGCCTGAAGGGGGCTTCCTGGCGGAGGCTAGCCTCCTGAAGCTGTCCCCCGCAACCCAGACCCCTGAGGGTCCAAAGGTGGTGAGTGTCCAGCTGGGTGATGGCACGAGGCTAAAGGGCACCGTGCTGCCCGTGGCCACCATCCAGAACGCAAGCACTGCCATGCTGATGGCAGCCAGTGTGGCCCGCAAAGCTGTGGTTCTGCCTGGAGGCACTGCCCCCAGCCCTAAGACGATGGCTAAGAATGTGCTGGGTCTAGTGCCCCAAGCGCTGCCCAAGgctgaggggagggcagggctgggggccggggggcAGAAGGTGAACGGTGCCTCGGTGGTGATGGTGCAGCCCTCTAAGCCGGCCACCGGGccgggggcagggggtggcaCCGTGATCTCACGGACCCAGTCCAGCCTGGTGGAGGCCTTCAACAAGATCCTCAACAGCAAGAACCTGCTGCCTGCCTACCGGCCAAACCTGAGTCCACCGGCTGAGGCCGGGCTGGCCCTGCCGCCCACGGGCTACCGCTGCCTCGAGTGTGGGGACGCCTTCTCGTTGGAGAAGAGCCTGGCGCGACACTATGACCGCCGGAGCATGCGCATCGAGGTCACCTGCAACCACTGCGCCCGCCGCCTAGTCTTCTTCAACAAGTGCAGCCTGCTGCTGCACGCCCGTGAGCACAAGGACAAGGGGCTCGTCATGCAGTGCTCGCACCTGGTCATGAGGCCAGTGGCCCTGGACCAGATGGTGGGGCAGCCGGACATCACGCCCCTGCTGGCTGTCCCACCTGCCCTCGGACCTCCAGCCTTGCCTGCCTTGGGCAAGGGTGACGGGGCCGTCACCTCCTCCGCCGTTACTGCAGTTGCCGCTGAGGCCCCTGTGCTGCCACTCTCAGCCGAGCCGCCTGCCGCCCCGGCCACCTCTGCTTACACCTGCTTCCGCTGCCTGGAGTGCAAGGAGCAGTGCCGGGACAAGGCCGGCATGGCTGCCCACTTCCAGCAGCTCGGGCCCCCCGCCCCTGGTGCCACCAGCAAT GTGTGCCCAACCTGCCCCATGATGCTCCCCAATCGCTGCAGCTTCAGCGCCCACCAGCGCATGCATAAGAACCGACCTCCCCACGTCTGCCCTGAGTGTGGGGGCAACTTTCTGCAAGCCAATTTTCAGACCCACCTCCGGGAGGCCTGTCTGCATTTCTCTCGCCGCGTAGGATACAG GTGCCCCAGCTGTGCAGTGGTGTTTGGGGGTGTGAACTCCATCAAGTCCCACATCCAGACGTCACACTGCGAGGTTTTCCACAAGTGCCCCATCTGCCCCATGGCCTTCAAGTCTGCACCCAGCGCCCACGCCCACCTCTACACCCAGCATCCCAGCTTCCACACGCAGCAGGCCAA GATGATCTACAAGTGCGCCATGTGTGACACAGTCTTCACTCACAAGCCCCTCCTCTCCTCGCACTTCGACCAGCACTTGCTGCCCCAGCGTGTCAGCGTCTTTAAGTGCCCATCTTGTCCTCTGCTTTTTGCCCAAAAAAGGACCATGCTGGAACATCTCAAG AACACCCATCAGTCTGGGCGCTCGGGGGAGGAGACTCCTGGGAAAGGGGCCGGGGGTGCCCTTCTGACCCCCAAGACTGAGCCTGAGGAGCTGGCTGTGTCTCGGGGAGGAGCAGCTGCCCCTACTGAGGAATCTTCTTCATCCTCAGAAGAGGAAGAACTGCCCAGCTCCCCTGAGCCCCCTCGCCCAACCAAACGGCCCCGGCGAGAACTGGGGAGCAAAGGCGtcaagggcgggggtgggggccctGGAGGCTGGACCTGTGGCCTTTGTCACTCCTGGTTCCCTGAGCGTGACGAGTATGTGGGTCACATGAAGAAGGAGCATGGCAAG TCAGTGAAAAAGTTTCCCTGTCGCCTGTGTGAGCGCTCCTTCTGCTCCGCCCCCAGCCTGAGGCGCCACGTCAGGGTCAATCACGAGGGTATCAAGCGAGTTTACCCATGCAG GTCTGAGTGGACTGACGGTTGA
- the ZNF687 gene encoding zinc finger protein 687 isoform X1: MGDMKTPDFDDLLAAFDIPDIDANEAIHSGPEENEGPGGSGKPEPSVGGESGEATAVAAGDGPGLPAQASDHGLPPPDVSAVSVIVKNTVCPEQSESLAGSSGGEGARAGGVTKEGSMGPRLMQNGFGGPEPSLPGTPHSPAPPSGGTWKEKSMEGKAPLDLFAHFGPEPGEHPDPLPPSAPSPPREGAMTPPPFSSPFELARENGPALLPPGSPPLLGALKQESCSPLHPQSLPGSGSGSSPEATGVPASVSPSRVAGVSFFKKSPGHQSPLASPKVPSCQPLKEEEDEGPVDKSPPGSPQSPSSGAEAADEDSNDSPASSSSSRPLKVRIKTIKTSCGNITRTVTRVPSDPDPPAPLPEGGFLAEASLLKLSPATQTPEGPKVVSVQLGDGTRLKGTVLPVATIQNASTAMLMAASVARKAVVLPGGTAPSPKTMAKNVLGLVPQALPKAEGRAGLGAGGQKVNGASVVMVQPSKPATGPGAGGGTVISRTQSSLVEAFNKILNSKNLLPAYRPNLSPPAEAGLALPPTGYRCLECGDAFSLEKSLARHYDRRSMRIEVTCNHCARRLVFFNKCSLLLHAREHKDKGLVMQCSHLVMRPVALDQMVGQPDITPLLAVPPALGPPALPALGKGDGAVTSSAVTAVAAEAPVLPLSAEPPAAPATSAYTCFRCLECKEQCRDKAGMAAHFQQLGPPAPGATSNVCPTCPMMLPNRCSFSAHQRMHKNRPPHVCPECGGNFLQANFQTHLREACLHFSRRVGYRCPSCAVVFGGVNSIKSHIQTSHCEVFHKCPICPMAFKSAPSAHAHLYTQHPSFHTQQAKMIYKCAMCDTVFTHKPLLSSHFDQHLLPQRVSVFKCPSCPLLFAQKRTMLEHLKNTHQSGRSGEETPGKGAGGALLTPKTEPEELAVSRGGAAAPTEESSSSSEEEELPSSPEPPRPTKRPRRELGSKGVKGGGGGPGGWTCGLCHSWFPERDEYVGHMKKEHGKSVKKFPCRLCERSFCSAPSLRRHVRVNHEGIKRVYPCRYCTEGKRTFSSRLILEKHVQVRHGLPLGAQSPGRGSALARGPGARAQGPGRKRRQSSDSCSEEPDSTTPPAKSPRGGPGAGGHGPLRYRSSSSAEQSLMVGLRVDGGAQQCLDCGLCFASPGSLSRHRFISHKKKRGVGSASALGLGDGEEEAPPPSRSDPEGGDSPLPASGGPLTCKVCGKSCDSPLNLKTHFRTHGMAFIRARQGGSGDN; encoded by the exons ATGGGGGACATGAAGACCCCTGATTTTGATGACCTGCTTGCTGCCTTTGACATCCCCGACATTGATGCAAATGAAGCCATCCACTCTGGGCCAGAAGAAAATGAGGGGCCAGGAGGCTCAGGGAAGCCAGAACCCAGTGTAGGAGGTGAATCTGGAGAAGCAACAGCAGTGGCTGCCGGGGATGGCCCTGGGTTGCCCGCCCAGGCCTCTGACCATGGCCTGCCACCGCCAGACGTCTCGGCAGTCAGCGTCATTGTCAAGAACACTGTGTGTCCTGAGCAGTCGGAGTCCCTGGCTGGGAGTTCAGGAGGGGAAGGGGCCCGGGCTGGGGGAGTGACTAAGGAAGGGTCTATGGGACCTCGTCTAATGCAAAATGGTTTTGGGGGCCCTGAGCCATCCCTTCCAGGAACCCCGCACTCTCCAGCTCCTCCCAGTGGGGGTACCTGGAAAGAAAAATCCATGGAAGGCAAAGCTCCCCTGGACCTCTTTGCTCATTTTGGGCCTGAGCCAGGGGAGCACCCtgatccccttcctccctctgcgCCCTCCCCACCTCGGGAAGGGGCTATGACcccacctcctttctcctctccctttgAGCTGGCCCGGGAGAATGGCCCAGCCCTGCTGCCCCCTGGTTCTCCCCCACTGCTGGGGGCCTTGAAGCAGGAAAGCTGCAGCCCTCTTCATCCCCAGAGCCTACCAGGCTCAGGCTCAGGCTCTAGCCCTGAGGCCACGGGCGTCCCTGCCAGTGTCTCCCCTTCCCGGGTTGCAGGGGTGTCCTTCTTCAAGAAGTCTCCAGGGCACCAGAGCCCTCTTGCCTCCCCTAAAGTGCCCAGCTGTCAGCCCCTaaaggaagaagaggatgagGGACCAGTGGACAAGTCTCCCCCAGGAAGTCCCCAGAGTCCCTCTAGTGGAGCCGAGGCTGCAGATGAGGACAGCAAtgactctcctgcctcctccagctcctctaGGCCCCTCAAGGTACGGATTAAGACCATTAAAACATCCTGCGGGAATATCACAAGGACTGTAACCCGGGTCCCCTCAGACCCTGATCCCCCTGCCCCCTTGCCTGAAGGGGGCTTCCTGGCGGAGGCTAGCCTCCTGAAGCTGTCCCCCGCAACCCAGACCCCTGAGGGTCCAAAGGTGGTGAGTGTCCAGCTGGGTGATGGCACGAGGCTAAAGGGCACCGTGCTGCCCGTGGCCACCATCCAGAACGCAAGCACTGCCATGCTGATGGCAGCCAGTGTGGCCCGCAAAGCTGTGGTTCTGCCTGGAGGCACTGCCCCCAGCCCTAAGACGATGGCTAAGAATGTGCTGGGTCTAGTGCCCCAAGCGCTGCCCAAGgctgaggggagggcagggctgggggccggggggcAGAAGGTGAACGGTGCCTCGGTGGTGATGGTGCAGCCCTCTAAGCCGGCCACCGGGccgggggcagggggtggcaCCGTGATCTCACGGACCCAGTCCAGCCTGGTGGAGGCCTTCAACAAGATCCTCAACAGCAAGAACCTGCTGCCTGCCTACCGGCCAAACCTGAGTCCACCGGCTGAGGCCGGGCTGGCCCTGCCGCCCACGGGCTACCGCTGCCTCGAGTGTGGGGACGCCTTCTCGTTGGAGAAGAGCCTGGCGCGACACTATGACCGCCGGAGCATGCGCATCGAGGTCACCTGCAACCACTGCGCCCGCCGCCTAGTCTTCTTCAACAAGTGCAGCCTGCTGCTGCACGCCCGTGAGCACAAGGACAAGGGGCTCGTCATGCAGTGCTCGCACCTGGTCATGAGGCCAGTGGCCCTGGACCAGATGGTGGGGCAGCCGGACATCACGCCCCTGCTGGCTGTCCCACCTGCCCTCGGACCTCCAGCCTTGCCTGCCTTGGGCAAGGGTGACGGGGCCGTCACCTCCTCCGCCGTTACTGCAGTTGCCGCTGAGGCCCCTGTGCTGCCACTCTCAGCCGAGCCGCCTGCCGCCCCGGCCACCTCTGCTTACACCTGCTTCCGCTGCCTGGAGTGCAAGGAGCAGTGCCGGGACAAGGCCGGCATGGCTGCCCACTTCCAGCAGCTCGGGCCCCCCGCCCCTGGTGCCACCAGCAAT GTGTGCCCAACCTGCCCCATGATGCTCCCCAATCGCTGCAGCTTCAGCGCCCACCAGCGCATGCATAAGAACCGACCTCCCCACGTCTGCCCTGAGTGTGGGGGCAACTTTCTGCAAGCCAATTTTCAGACCCACCTCCGGGAGGCCTGTCTGCATTTCTCTCGCCGCGTAGGATACAG GTGCCCCAGCTGTGCAGTGGTGTTTGGGGGTGTGAACTCCATCAAGTCCCACATCCAGACGTCACACTGCGAGGTTTTCCACAAGTGCCCCATCTGCCCCATGGCCTTCAAGTCTGCACCCAGCGCCCACGCCCACCTCTACACCCAGCATCCCAGCTTCCACACGCAGCAGGCCAA GATGATCTACAAGTGCGCCATGTGTGACACAGTCTTCACTCACAAGCCCCTCCTCTCCTCGCACTTCGACCAGCACTTGCTGCCCCAGCGTGTCAGCGTCTTTAAGTGCCCATCTTGTCCTCTGCTTTTTGCCCAAAAAAGGACCATGCTGGAACATCTCAAG AACACCCATCAGTCTGGGCGCTCGGGGGAGGAGACTCCTGGGAAAGGGGCCGGGGGTGCCCTTCTGACCCCCAAGACTGAGCCTGAGGAGCTGGCTGTGTCTCGGGGAGGAGCAGCTGCCCCTACTGAGGAATCTTCTTCATCCTCAGAAGAGGAAGAACTGCCCAGCTCCCCTGAGCCCCCTCGCCCAACCAAACGGCCCCGGCGAGAACTGGGGAGCAAAGGCGtcaagggcgggggtgggggccctGGAGGCTGGACCTGTGGCCTTTGTCACTCCTGGTTCCCTGAGCGTGACGAGTATGTGGGTCACATGAAGAAGGAGCATGGCAAG TCAGTGAAAAAGTTTCCCTGTCGCCTGTGTGAGCGCTCCTTCTGCTCCGCCCCCAGCCTGAGGCGCCACGTCAGGGTCAATCACGAGGGTATCAAGCGAGTTTACCCATGCAG GTATTGCACAGAGGGAAAACGCACCTTCAGCAGCCGCCTGATCCTGGAGAAACACGTCCAGGTCCGGCACGGCTTGCCGCTCGGGGCCCAGTCCCCTGGCCGGGGGAGCGCCCTGGCTCGGGGCCCTGGTGCCAGAGCCCAG GGGCCGGGACGGAAACGCCGCCAGTCCTCTGACTCTTGCAGTGAGGAGCCTGACAGCACGACACCTCCAGCCAAGTCCCCCAGGGGCGGCCCCGGGGCGGGAGGCCATGGCCCCCTGCGCTACCGGAGCAGCAGCTCAGCGGAGCAGAGCCTCATGGTGGGGTTGAGGGTGGATGGCGGCGCCCAGCAGTGCCTCGACTGCGGCTTGTGCTTCGCCTCCCCTGGCTCCCTGAGCCGGCACCGTTTCATCAGCCACAAGAAGAAACGGGGTGTGGGGAGTGCCAGTGCCCTGggcctgggggatggggaggaagaaGCCCCCCCTCCTTCCAGGTCTGACCCAGAGGGGGGAGATTCACCCTTGCCAGCTTCTGGAGGCCCACTGACATGTAAGGTCTGTGGCAAGAGCTGCGACAGCCCTCTCAACCTCAAGACCCATTTCCGCACACACGGCATGGCGTTCATCAGGGCTCGGCAAGGGGGCAGTGGGGACAACTAG
- the ZNF687 gene encoding zinc finger protein 687 isoform X3 codes for MGDMKTPDFDDLLAAFDIPDIDANEAIHSGPEENEGPGGSGKPEPSVGGVSFFKKSPGHQSPLASPKVPSCQPLKEEEDEGPVDKSPPGSPQSPSSGAEAADEDSNDSPASSSSSRPLKVRIKTIKTSCGNITRTVTRVPSDPDPPAPLPEGGFLAEASLLKLSPATQTPEGPKVVSVQLGDGTRLKGTVLPVATIQNASTAMLMAASVARKAVVLPGGTAPSPKTMAKNVLGLVPQALPKAEGRAGLGAGGQKVNGASVVMVQPSKPATGPGAGGGTVISRTQSSLVEAFNKILNSKNLLPAYRPNLSPPAEAGLALPPTGYRCLECGDAFSLEKSLARHYDRRSMRIEVTCNHCARRLVFFNKCSLLLHAREHKDKGLVMQCSHLVMRPVALDQMVGQPDITPLLAVPPALGPPALPALGKGDGAVTSSAVTAVAAEAPVLPLSAEPPAAPATSAYTCFRCLECKEQCRDKAGMAAHFQQLGPPAPGATSNVCPTCPMMLPNRCSFSAHQRMHKNRPPHVCPECGGNFLQANFQTHLREACLHFSRRVGYRCPSCAVVFGGVNSIKSHIQTSHCEVFHKCPICPMAFKSAPSAHAHLYTQHPSFHTQQAKMIYKCAMCDTVFTHKPLLSSHFDQHLLPQRVSVFKCPSCPLLFAQKRTMLEHLKNTHQSGRSGEETPGKGAGGALLTPKTEPEELAVSRGGAAAPTEESSSSSEEEELPSSPEPPRPTKRPRRELGSKGVKGGGGGPGGWTCGLCHSWFPERDEYVGHMKKEHGKSVKKFPCRLCERSFCSAPSLRRHVRVNHEGIKRVYPCRYCTEGKRTFSSRLILEKHVQVRHGLPLGAQSPGRGSALARGPGARAQGPGRKRRQSSDSCSEEPDSTTPPAKSPRGGPGAGGHGPLRYRSSSSAEQSLMVGLRVDGGAQQCLDCGLCFASPGSLSRHRFISHKKKRGVGSASALGLGDGEEEAPPPSRSDPEGGDSPLPASGGPLTCKVCGKSCDSPLNLKTHFRTHGMAFIRARQGGSGDN; via the exons ATGGGGGACATGAAGACCCCTGATTTTGATGACCTGCTTGCTGCCTTTGACATCCCCGACATTGATGCAAATGAAGCCATCCACTCTGGGCCAGAAGAAAATGAGGGGCCAGGAGGCTCAGGGAAGCCAGAACCCAGTGTAGGAG GGGTGTCCTTCTTCAAGAAGTCTCCAGGGCACCAGAGCCCTCTTGCCTCCCCTAAAGTGCCCAGCTGTCAGCCCCTaaaggaagaagaggatgagGGACCAGTGGACAAGTCTCCCCCAGGAAGTCCCCAGAGTCCCTCTAGTGGAGCCGAGGCTGCAGATGAGGACAGCAAtgactctcctgcctcctccagctcctctaGGCCCCTCAAGGTACGGATTAAGACCATTAAAACATCCTGCGGGAATATCACAAGGACTGTAACCCGGGTCCCCTCAGACCCTGATCCCCCTGCCCCCTTGCCTGAAGGGGGCTTCCTGGCGGAGGCTAGCCTCCTGAAGCTGTCCCCCGCAACCCAGACCCCTGAGGGTCCAAAGGTGGTGAGTGTCCAGCTGGGTGATGGCACGAGGCTAAAGGGCACCGTGCTGCCCGTGGCCACCATCCAGAACGCAAGCACTGCCATGCTGATGGCAGCCAGTGTGGCCCGCAAAGCTGTGGTTCTGCCTGGAGGCACTGCCCCCAGCCCTAAGACGATGGCTAAGAATGTGCTGGGTCTAGTGCCCCAAGCGCTGCCCAAGgctgaggggagggcagggctgggggccggggggcAGAAGGTGAACGGTGCCTCGGTGGTGATGGTGCAGCCCTCTAAGCCGGCCACCGGGccgggggcagggggtggcaCCGTGATCTCACGGACCCAGTCCAGCCTGGTGGAGGCCTTCAACAAGATCCTCAACAGCAAGAACCTGCTGCCTGCCTACCGGCCAAACCTGAGTCCACCGGCTGAGGCCGGGCTGGCCCTGCCGCCCACGGGCTACCGCTGCCTCGAGTGTGGGGACGCCTTCTCGTTGGAGAAGAGCCTGGCGCGACACTATGACCGCCGGAGCATGCGCATCGAGGTCACCTGCAACCACTGCGCCCGCCGCCTAGTCTTCTTCAACAAGTGCAGCCTGCTGCTGCACGCCCGTGAGCACAAGGACAAGGGGCTCGTCATGCAGTGCTCGCACCTGGTCATGAGGCCAGTGGCCCTGGACCAGATGGTGGGGCAGCCGGACATCACGCCCCTGCTGGCTGTCCCACCTGCCCTCGGACCTCCAGCCTTGCCTGCCTTGGGCAAGGGTGACGGGGCCGTCACCTCCTCCGCCGTTACTGCAGTTGCCGCTGAGGCCCCTGTGCTGCCACTCTCAGCCGAGCCGCCTGCCGCCCCGGCCACCTCTGCTTACACCTGCTTCCGCTGCCTGGAGTGCAAGGAGCAGTGCCGGGACAAGGCCGGCATGGCTGCCCACTTCCAGCAGCTCGGGCCCCCCGCCCCTGGTGCCACCAGCAAT GTGTGCCCAACCTGCCCCATGATGCTCCCCAATCGCTGCAGCTTCAGCGCCCACCAGCGCATGCATAAGAACCGACCTCCCCACGTCTGCCCTGAGTGTGGGGGCAACTTTCTGCAAGCCAATTTTCAGACCCACCTCCGGGAGGCCTGTCTGCATTTCTCTCGCCGCGTAGGATACAG GTGCCCCAGCTGTGCAGTGGTGTTTGGGGGTGTGAACTCCATCAAGTCCCACATCCAGACGTCACACTGCGAGGTTTTCCACAAGTGCCCCATCTGCCCCATGGCCTTCAAGTCTGCACCCAGCGCCCACGCCCACCTCTACACCCAGCATCCCAGCTTCCACACGCAGCAGGCCAA GATGATCTACAAGTGCGCCATGTGTGACACAGTCTTCACTCACAAGCCCCTCCTCTCCTCGCACTTCGACCAGCACTTGCTGCCCCAGCGTGTCAGCGTCTTTAAGTGCCCATCTTGTCCTCTGCTTTTTGCCCAAAAAAGGACCATGCTGGAACATCTCAAG AACACCCATCAGTCTGGGCGCTCGGGGGAGGAGACTCCTGGGAAAGGGGCCGGGGGTGCCCTTCTGACCCCCAAGACTGAGCCTGAGGAGCTGGCTGTGTCTCGGGGAGGAGCAGCTGCCCCTACTGAGGAATCTTCTTCATCCTCAGAAGAGGAAGAACTGCCCAGCTCCCCTGAGCCCCCTCGCCCAACCAAACGGCCCCGGCGAGAACTGGGGAGCAAAGGCGtcaagggcgggggtgggggccctGGAGGCTGGACCTGTGGCCTTTGTCACTCCTGGTTCCCTGAGCGTGACGAGTATGTGGGTCACATGAAGAAGGAGCATGGCAAG TCAGTGAAAAAGTTTCCCTGTCGCCTGTGTGAGCGCTCCTTCTGCTCCGCCCCCAGCCTGAGGCGCCACGTCAGGGTCAATCACGAGGGTATCAAGCGAGTTTACCCATGCAG GTATTGCACAGAGGGAAAACGCACCTTCAGCAGCCGCCTGATCCTGGAGAAACACGTCCAGGTCCGGCACGGCTTGCCGCTCGGGGCCCAGTCCCCTGGCCGGGGGAGCGCCCTGGCTCGGGGCCCTGGTGCCAGAGCCCAG GGGCCGGGACGGAAACGCCGCCAGTCCTCTGACTCTTGCAGTGAGGAGCCTGACAGCACGACACCTCCAGCCAAGTCCCCCAGGGGCGGCCCCGGGGCGGGAGGCCATGGCCCCCTGCGCTACCGGAGCAGCAGCTCAGCGGAGCAGAGCCTCATGGTGGGGTTGAGGGTGGATGGCGGCGCCCAGCAGTGCCTCGACTGCGGCTTGTGCTTCGCCTCCCCTGGCTCCCTGAGCCGGCACCGTTTCATCAGCCACAAGAAGAAACGGGGTGTGGGGAGTGCCAGTGCCCTGggcctgggggatggggaggaagaaGCCCCCCCTCCTTCCAGGTCTGACCCAGAGGGGGGAGATTCACCCTTGCCAGCTTCTGGAGGCCCACTGACATGTAAGGTCTGTGGCAAGAGCTGCGACAGCCCTCTCAACCTCAAGACCCATTTCCGCACACACGGCATGGCGTTCATCAGGGCTCGGCAAGGGGGCAGTGGGGACAACTAG